The Desulfonauticus submarinus genome includes the window ATTCTTCTAAAACTTTACTCATTGTCTTAAAATTTCTTTTGCAAGTTGCAAGTATTGAAAAGCCCCTCTACTTTTAGGAGCATATTCAAAAATAGTTTTACCCTCAGAACTAGCCTCTCTAAAATTTGTATCTATAGAGATGACTGTACTAAATAGTTTATCGCCCAATTTCTTTCGAAGCAAATTAAACACCCTTCGCGAAGCCTTAGTTCGTATATCGTACATGGTAGCCAAAATCTTAAAATTTACATTTCTCTTCAAGGCTATTTTAAGCAACCTAAAGGTATCAAAAATTAACTTTAAACCATGTAAAGCCAAAAAATCTGTCTGAACAGGAACAATTACCAAGTCAGCCGCGGCCAAGGCATTTAAAAGAATAACTCCTGTATGGGGAGGACAATCTAAAACCACGAAATCATAGTCTTTGGCATATCTTAATAACCATTTTTTAAGCAACCAACCCCTTCCAGGAGACCCTTTTAAATTCCCTTCTACCTCTGCCAATTTAATATGTGCAGGAACAAAGTCAAAGCGGAGAGTTTCTTTTTTATAAATCAAACTATCTTGCTGTTTTTCTGAGTTAGGTAAAAAAATGTCTAAAGCAGATGTTTTATAAGTACCAGGGAAAAAACCTAAATGAACAGTACCACAAGCATGGGCATCTAAATCCAAAACAAGGACTTTTTTACCCAAAATACTTAGGCCACAGCCTAAACTCAAAGCTGTAGTAGTTTTTCCTACACCTCCCTTTTG containing:
- a CDS encoding ParA family protein, encoding MPKVLAIANQKGGVGKTTTALSLGCGLSILGKKVLVLDLDAHACGTVHLGFFPGTYKTSALDIFLPNSEKQQDSLIYKKETLRFDFVPAHIKLAEVEGNLKGSPGRGWLLKKWLLRYAKDYDFVVLDCPPHTGVILLNALAAADLVIVPVQTDFLALHGLKLIFDTFRLLKIALKRNVNFKILATMYDIRTKASRRVFNLLRKKLGDKLFSTVISIDTNFREASSEGKTIFEYAPKSRGAFQYLQLAKEILRQ